A stretch of Ligilactobacillus faecis DNA encodes these proteins:
- a CDS encoding nucleoside-diphosphate kinase, with translation MAEERTLILVKPDGVKGQHIGDIITRIEHKGYKIEALKVINATLAQLKEHYHDKVDAPFFPELTSYMQEGPIVGIIASGTNIVSILHRMAGATNPGQADWGTVRGDYGREWPDGNLRNVIHTSDSPSEAEREIAIWFPEEVNK, from the coding sequence ATGGCAGAAGAAAGAACTTTGATCCTCGTTAAACCCGATGGGGTAAAAGGACAACACATCGGTGATATCATCACACGGATCGAACATAAAGGTTACAAGATCGAGGCGTTGAAAGTCATCAATGCAACGTTAGCACAACTCAAAGAGCATTATCATGACAAAGTCGACGCACCATTTTTTCCAGAGTTGACGTCTTATATGCAAGAAGGACCGATAGTTGGGATCATTGCTTCTGGCACAAATATCGTTTCGATCTTACATCGGATGGCAGGGGCAACTAACCCTGGTCAAGCCGATTGGGGGACAGTCCGTGGTGATTATGGGCGTGAGTGGCCTGATGGGAATTTACGTAATGTGATCCATACGTCTGACAGTCCAAGTGAAGCTGAACGTGAGATCGCGATCTGGTTCCCAGAAGAAGTAAATAAATAA
- a CDS encoding vitamin B12 independent methionine synthase — MSEKFSSHYDVVGSFLRPNKLQHVKADLLAHKIDQANYDEILKKEIKRVVEKQAKLGLKDATDGEFGRSWWHLDFLLGLKGVKHVDRHESYKFHGEKTRTDNVELGGRLASNPDHPFFKQFAYLKSIVPKGVVAKETIPSPTLFFRDDRSKNYELFYANWEDFLKGLAKTYAEMIQHFYDLGCRYLQFDDTTWAFLISKLNETTGEKRDKYLALAKDSVFVINKMLEKVPADMTVTTHICRGNFKSTYLFSGSYDVIAPYLSLLHYDELFLEYDDERSGDFTALKEIWNKRPNVKIILGLVTSKTPQLEDSAKLKARIAEAAQLVPLENLGLSTQCGFASTEEGNKLTEEEQWAKVELVVKTAKQIWE; from the coding sequence ATGAGTGAAAAATTCAGTTCACACTATGACGTTGTTGGTAGTTTTTTGCGACCAAATAAGTTGCAACACGTAAAAGCAGATCTTTTAGCACATAAGATCGATCAGGCAAATTACGATGAGATCTTGAAAAAAGAGATCAAACGTGTTGTTGAAAAACAAGCTAAACTTGGCTTAAAAGATGCAACTGATGGTGAATTTGGCCGGAGTTGGTGGCATTTAGACTTTCTCTTAGGCTTAAAAGGCGTCAAACATGTTGATCGCCACGAAAGTTATAAGTTTCACGGTGAAAAAACACGCACTGACAACGTTGAATTGGGCGGCCGCTTGGCAAGCAATCCCGACCACCCCTTCTTTAAACAATTTGCATATTTGAAAAGCATCGTGCCAAAAGGAGTCGTTGCTAAAGAAACGATCCCTTCACCAACGCTTTTCTTCCGCGATGATCGTAGTAAAAACTATGAGCTTTTCTACGCTAACTGGGAAGACTTCTTAAAGGGTCTTGCCAAAACTTATGCCGAAATGATCCAACATTTTTATGATCTGGGCTGTCGTTATCTTCAATTTGATGATACGACTTGGGCCTTTTTGATCAGCAAATTAAATGAAACGACAGGCGAAAAACGGGATAAATATTTGGCATTAGCGAAAGATTCGGTCTTTGTCATCAATAAGATGTTAGAAAAAGTCCCTGCCGATATGACTGTCACAACACATATTTGTCGTGGCAACTTCAAGTCGACTTATCTCTTTAGCGGAAGTTACGACGTGATCGCACCTTATTTGAGCTTATTACATTATGACGAACTGTTCTTAGAGTACGACGATGAACGTTCTGGCGATTTTACTGCCTTAAAGGAGATCTGGAACAAACGTCCAAACGTCAAGATCATTTTAGGGCTTGTTACTTCAAAAACACCACAATTAGAAGACAGTGCAAAACTGAAAGCTCGTATCGCTGAAGCTGCTCAGCTCGTTCCGTTAGAAAATCTCGGTCTTTCGACTCAGTGTGGTTTTGCTTCAACAGAAGAAGGCAATAAACTGACTGAAGAAGAACAATGGGCAAAAGTCGAACTCGTCGTCAAAACAGCTAAACAGATCTGGGAATAA
- a CDS encoding ISL3 family transposase gives MTSLNYTTYSVDSIVKSCLDISDPHLHFSNEPYDEMINGISYKVFQATISFLPHELTNFRCNNCGFTTFYRNGYTPKRLIRIPAVNATHQTTIQARSARIRCRNCNSTISAKTTLLPPNCQISYSLRAKIATKLRHDISAKTIAYEEGVSASTVNRMLSHTRSEFRNNFNFLPLHLCFDEFRGTHNGYHFICLDSDNHVIQTILPNRFKDTIIKYFMKFPESVRQLVRTVSCDLNSYYVDIAKTLFPNAKIIIDRFHIVQMLNRALNSMRTDLMNSFERSSKNYKLFKRNWKLFLKRYDDLDCTHQFYERSLKIWTTSERLVNLGLKVGDQTFNEAYWDYQRLLEIIVAPTKNKIDIFKQRINEVHQKYLIKRTLATKSEKVLLSFFDNLDAIISALDPMYSRYTNGPLEGINRKIKQIQRTAYGYRNFDHLKARIYLQTYLGKDTRSSMKIA, from the coding sequence ATGACTTCTTTAAATTATACTACATATTCTGTTGATTCGATAGTTAAATCTTGTCTTGATATCAGTGATCCTCATCTTCACTTCTCTAATGAACCTTATGATGAAATGATCAATGGTATCTCTTATAAAGTTTTTCAAGCTACTATCAGTTTCTTGCCTCACGAATTAACGAACTTTCGTTGTAATAATTGTGGCTTTACCACTTTTTACCGTAATGGTTACACTCCTAAACGACTCATTCGGATCCCAGCTGTCAACGCCACTCATCAAACTACTATCCAAGCTCGTTCAGCTCGTATCCGTTGTCGCAATTGTAATTCAACTATTTCTGCCAAAACTACGCTCCTACCTCCAAATTGTCAGATCTCTTATTCACTTAGAGCTAAGATTGCCACTAAACTAAGACATGACATTTCCGCTAAAACGATCGCTTATGAAGAAGGTGTTTCTGCTTCAACAGTTAACCGTATGTTATCTCATACTCGTTCTGAATTTCGGAATAACTTCAATTTCTTACCGCTCCATCTTTGCTTTGATGAATTTAGAGGTACTCACAATGGCTATCATTTTATTTGCCTTGATTCGGATAATCATGTTATCCAAACTATCTTACCTAATAGGTTTAAAGATACTATCATCAAGTATTTTATGAAATTCCCGGAATCCGTCAGACAGTTAGTGCGCACCGTCAGTTGTGATCTAAACTCTTACTACGTTGATATTGCTAAAACTCTATTCCCTAATGCTAAGATCATCATTGATCGTTTTCATATAGTTCAAATGCTTAACCGAGCACTTAACTCTATGCGAACTGATTTGATGAATAGCTTTGAACGCAGCTCTAAAAACTACAAACTATTTAAGCGGAATTGGAAATTATTCTTAAAACGCTATGACGACCTAGATTGTACCCATCAATTTTATGAACGTTCACTAAAAATTTGGACTACTTCAGAGCGCTTAGTAAATTTGGGACTTAAAGTTGGTGATCAAACCTTTAATGAAGCTTACTGGGACTATCAACGTTTATTAGAGATCATCGTCGCTCCAACTAAAAACAAAATAGACATCTTTAAACAACGTATTAACGAAGTTCATCAAAAGTACCTTATTAAGCGTACCTTAGCTACTAAATCTGAAAAAGTTCTTTTATCGTTCTTTGACAATTTAGACGCGATCATATCTGCTTTAGATCCAATGTATTCACGTTACACAAACGGTCCTTTGGAAGGGATCAATCGGAAGATCAAACAGATACAACGTACTGCCTATGGATATAGAAACTTTGATCATTTAAAAGCACGCATTTACCTTCAAACCTATCTTGGAAAAGATACAAGAAGTTCCATGAAGATAGCCTAG
- a CDS encoding YfbR-like 5'-deoxynucleotidase, translated as MGMHEYLKSLSDLEMINRAPGYFKFEEHNVAAHSFKVTQAAQMLGDIEEHAGQEIDWRALYEKALNHDYTERFIGDIKTPVKYATKELRTMLAKVDESLTENFIQTELPEEFRKAYERRFAEGKDQTLEGKILAVADKIDLMYESFGEIQKGNPEPVYMDIYCSSLKAIMKFNDMVSVQYFLRNILPELLKDNAKANAQNQLAIMTTQILQG; from the coding sequence ATGGGAATGCATGAATATTTAAAGAGCTTAAGTGATCTTGAGATGATCAATCGAGCTCCAGGATATTTTAAATTTGAAGAGCATAATGTGGCCGCACATTCATTCAAAGTGACACAAGCAGCTCAAATGTTAGGGGATATCGAAGAACACGCTGGCCAAGAGATCGACTGGCGCGCGCTTTACGAAAAGGCACTCAATCATGATTATACCGAGCGCTTTATCGGTGATATCAAAACACCAGTCAAGTATGCGACTAAAGAATTACGGACGATGCTAGCTAAAGTCGATGAATCTTTGACGGAAAATTTCATCCAAACAGAACTTCCCGAAGAATTTCGAAAAGCTTATGAAAGACGTTTTGCAGAAGGCAAAGATCAAACACTTGAAGGCAAAATCTTGGCAGTGGCTGATAAGATCGATTTGATGTATGAATCGTTTGGCGAGATCCAAAAAGGAAACCCAGAACCAGTCTATATGGATATTTATTGCTCGAGTTTAAAAGCGATCATGAAATTCAATGATATGGTCAGTGTCCAATACTTTTTACGTAATATTTTGCCAGAACTTTTAAAAGATAATGCAAAAGCTAACGCGCAAAATCAATTAGCGATCATGACGACTCAGATCTTGCAAGGTTAA